From a single Brassica oleracea var. oleracea cultivar TO1000 chromosome C5, BOL, whole genome shotgun sequence genomic region:
- the LOC106292872 gene encoding endochitinase CH25, with protein MKSCLLLFLIFSFLLSFSLAEQCGRQAGGALCPNGLCCSEFGWCGDTEPYCKQPGCQSQCGGTPPGPTGDLSGIISRSQFDDMLKHRNDNACPARGFYTYDAFINAAKSFPGFGTTGDTATRKKEIAAFFGQTSHETTGGWATAPDGPYSWGYCFKQEQNPSSNYCSPSAEWPCASGKSYYGRGPMQLSWNYNYGQCGRAIGSDLLNNPDLVSNDPVIAFKAAIWFWMTPQSPKPSCHAVIVGQWQPSDADRAAGRVPGYGVITNIINGGLECGRGQDDRVADRIGFYQRYCNILGVNPGGNLDCYNQRSFASVNFFLDAAI; from the exons ATGAAGTCTTGTCTACTTCTCTTTCTCATCTTCTCATTTCTTTTATCATTTTCCTTAGCCGAGCAATGTGGTCGACAAGCGGGAGGAGCTCTCTGCCCCAACGGTCTATGCTGCAGCGAGTTCGGATGGTGCGGTGACACCGAACCTTACTGTAAGCAGCCTGGCTGCCAAAGCCAGTGCGGTGGTACTCCTCCTGGCCCCACCGGTGATCTTTCAGGCATCATTTCAAGATCTCAGTTCGACGACATGCTTAAACATAGAAATGATAATGCTTGTCCCGCTAGAGGTTTCTACACTTATGATGCCTTTATCAATGCCGCTAAGTCTTTCCCTGGCTTCGGCACCACCGGAGACACTGCCACAAGGAAGAAAGAAATCGCTGCCTTCTTTGGTCAGACTTCCCACGAGACCACCG GTGGGTGGGCCACAGCACCAGACGGACCATATTCATGGGGATACTGTTTCAAACAAGAGCAGAACCCTTCTTCAAACTACTGTTCACCGAGTGCCGAATGGCCATGCGCATCTGGTAAAAGCTACTACGGAAGAGGACCAATGCAGCTATCATGGAACTACAACTACGGACAGTGTGGAAGAGCCATCGGATCTGACTTACTCAACAACCCTGACCTTGTCTCCAACGATCCAGTGATCGCTTTCAAAGCCGCGATTTGGTTTTGGATGACACCTCAGTCTCCAAAACCGTCGTGCCACGCTGTTATCGTTGGCCAGTGGCAGCCTTCAGATGCTGACCGTGCTGCTGGAAGAGTACCGGGTTACGGTGTGATTACGAATATTATTAACGGTGGTTTAGAGTGTGGACGCGGCCAAGACGATAGAGTCGCGGATAGAATTGGATTTTACCAGAGGTACTGTAACATTCTTGGAGTTAATCCTGGAGGTAACCTTGACTGTTATAACCAAAGGTCCTTTGCTTCTGTTAATTTCTTCCTTGACGCTGCTATTTAA
- the LOC106292894 gene encoding cysteine proteinase inhibitor 6-like, whose translation MMKSCFSIFFSIFVSSVIASDLGFCNDEDMALLGGVRDVPANQNSGEVESLARFAVDEHNKKENSLLEFARVVKAKEQVVAGTMHHLTLEIVEAGKKKLYEAKVWVKPWLNFKELQEFKPASDAAPSSITPSDLGCKKGEHESGWREVPGDDPEVQHVADHAVKTIQQRSNSLFPYELQEVVHANAEVTGEASKFNMLLKLKRGDKEEKFKVEVHKNHEGVLHLNHMEQHHD comes from the exons ATGATGAAAAGCTGTTTCTCAATCTTCTTCTCCATCTTCGTCTCCTCTGTGATCGCTAGTGATTTAGGGTTCTGCAACGACGAAGACATGGCTTTACTCGGCGGCGTTCGCGATGTACCTGCTAATCAGAACAGCGGCGAGGTCGAGAGCCTCGCTCGTTTCGCCGTCGATGAGCATAACAAGAAAGAG AATTCGCTGCTGGAGTTTGCGAGGGTGGTGAAGGCGAAGGAACAAGTTGTGGCGGGAACGATGCATCATCTGACGCTTGAGATCGTCGAGGCTGGGAAGAAGAAGCTTTACGAAGCCAAAGTGTGGGTGAAGCCTTGGTTGAACTTCAAGGAGTTGCAGGAGTTCAAGCCTGCCTCTGATGCTGCCCCTTCTTCCATCACTCCCTCCGATCTTGGCTGCAAGAAAG GTGAACATGAATCTGGTTGGAGGGAAGTTCCAGGGGATGATCCAGAAGTGCAGCACGTTGCTGATCATGCTGTCAAGACCATTCAGCAGAGGTCTAACTCTTTGTTCCCTTATGAGCTTCAGGAGGTTGTTCATGCTAACGCGGAG GTTACTGGTGAGGCTTCAAAATTCAACATGCTTCTCAAGTTGAAGAGAGGAGACAAGGAGGAAAAGTTCAAGGTGGAGGTTCACAAGAACCATGAAGGTGTTCTTCATCTCAACCACATGGAGCAACACCATGACTAA
- the LOC106292342 gene encoding protein ELC, with amino-acid sequence MQQFLTSVLIESGPESVPYVESSKPLIRQHLLDLISCYPSLNPKTATFIHNDGCPSINLLQADGTIPMDYHGVTYNIPVIIWLLDSYPFHPPCVYLNPTPGMIIKRPHAHVTPSGLVSFPYLHNWAYPSSNLVDLVSELTASFARDPPLYSRRRPQPKQSSPLRDQSLSRPFQHVHHHQQSDDVAVVYKKEAIDKVIRELAELSLQRVLRRREELRKRSTEG; translated from the coding sequence ATGCAGCAATTCCTCACCTCCGTTCTCATAGAGAGCGGTCCCGAATCCGTCCCTTACGTAGAATCCAGCAAGCCGTTGATCAGGCAACATCTCCTCGACCTAATCTCTTGCTACCCTTCCTTAAACCCCAAAACGGCGACGTTTATCCACAACGATGGCTGCCCCTCCATCAACCTCCTCCAAGCGGACGGAACGATCCCGATGGATTACCACGGAGTCACATACAACATCCCCGTCATCATCTGGCTGCTAGACTCTTACCCTTTCCACCCTCCTTGCGTCTACTTGAACCCCACTCCAGGCATGATCATCAAGCGACCTCACGCCCACGTCACCCCTTCGGGACTCGTCTCGTTTCCTTACCTCCACAACTGGGCTTACCCTAGCTCCAACCTCGTCGACCTCGTCTCCGAGCTTACCGCTTCCTTCGCTCGCGATCCGCCTCTCTACTCCCGACGCCGTCCTCAACCGAAGCAGTCGTCTCCTCTGCGTGATCAATCATTGTCGAGACCGTTCCAGCACGTTCACCACCACCAGCAATCAGATGACGTGGCGGTGGTTTACAAGAAAGAAGCGATCGATAAGGTCATTAGAGAATTAGCTGAGTTGAGTTTGCAAAGAGTGCTGAGGAGAAGAGAGGAACTGAGGAAGAGATCAACAGAAGGTTGA
- the LOC106295382 gene encoding nascent polypeptide-associated complex subunit alpha-like protein 1: MTTEEKEILAAKLEEQKIDLDKPEVEDADDNDEDDSEDDDKDDDAEGQEGEGGKSKQSRSEKKSRKAMLKLGMKPITGVSRVTIKKSKNIMFVISKPDVFKSPASDTYVIFGEAKIEDLSSQIQSQAAEQFKAPDLSNVVSQGESSSSAAVIQDDDEEIDEDGVDAKDVELVMTQAGVTRPKAVKALKAADGDIVTAIMELTT; the protein is encoded by the exons ATGACTACCGAAGAGAAAGAGATCCTCGCCGCCAAATTGGAAGAGCAGAAGATCGAT CTTGATAAGCCTGAGGTTGAGGACGCTGATGACAACGACGAGGATGACTCAGAAGATGATGATAAGGATGATGATGCAGAGG GACAAGAAGGAGAGGGAGGCAAGTCAAAACAAAGCAGAAGTGAGAAGAAGAGTCGCAAAGCCATGTTGAAGCTTGGGATGAAACCTATCACTGGTGTTAGCCGTGTCACCATCAAAAAGAGCAAGAAC ATCATGTTCGTCATATCGAAACCCGATGTGTTCAAGAGCCCTGCGTCAGACACTTATGTGATCTTCGGAGAGGCAAAGATTGAGGATTTGAGCTCTCAGATCCAGTCCCAGGCCGCAGAGCAGTTCAAGGCTCCGGATCTCAGCAACGTCGTCTCACAGGGTGAATCTTCGTCCAGCGCTGCAGTGATTCAAGACGATGATGAGGAGATTGACGAGGATGGTGTTGACGCAAAGGACGTTGAGTTGGTGATGACTCAAGCGGGAGTGACTAGGCCAAAGGCTGTGAAGGCGCTTAAGGCTGCTGATGGAGATATTGTCACTGCCATCATGGAACTTACCACCTAA
- the LOC106295381 gene encoding actin-related protein 5, which translates to MPIVSKTRRQTDYNLFPPSVPIVIDNGASYFRIGWAGETEPRVVFRNIVQRPRHKATGETVTIVGDQDPAMMKFFDCTRSGPRSAFDSNVVYQFEIMEYILDLAFDRLGASGSAIDHPILITECVGNPVYSRSKMAELLFETYGVPSVAFGVDAAFSYKYNQRHGKCQKDGIVICPGFTTTHTIPFVDGEPVYKGSCRTNIGGYHVTDYLKQLLSLKYPFHSSIFTWEKAEELKLEHCYIAPDYVSEARKFQEGTKEAEEKTRYWQLPWIPPPIEVPPSEEEIARKAAIREKQGQRLREMAEAKRSSKINEMENELHSLHFLVKQLDQVEEDDIPSFLSDTGYTSRQELESTVSKVTQALRKARGEPKDEADEFEENTDSNEKYPLINVPDNMLTPEQIKDKKKQLFLKTTTEGRLRARQKRNEEELEKERRNQLEEERRRENPEFYLEEMRAQYKEVLERVEQKKRLKTNGSNTNGNQKSGNVGRGERLSAAKRERMRLLTTAAFDRGKGEDTFGAKDEDWQLYKLMSKDHDEDDERPDSDEAELARLSSRLQEIDPTFELKAEGEPGQASGEAPRVRPLTEEDYKIVIGVERFRCPEILFHPNLVGIDQVGLDEMAGASIRRLPHDDKELEERLTSSILMTGGCSLVPGMKERLECGIRMIRPCGSTINVVQAKDPVLDAWRGASAFAADLNFLGNAFTKKDYYEKGEEWLRRYQIRYNTL; encoded by the exons ATGCCGATCGTCTCGAAGACACGTAGGCAGACTGACTACAACCTCTTTCCACCTTCGGTTCCCATTGTTATCGATAATGGCGCCTCCTACTTCCGGATCGG GTGGGCAGGCGAAACTGAGCCTCGTGTTGTTTTCCGCAATATCGTGCAAAGGCCACGCCACAAAGCTACAG GGGAAACTGTTACCATTGTTGGGGACCAGGATCCTGCGATGATGAAGTTCTTTGATTGCACTCGCTCAGGACCTCGTTCGGCTTTTGACAGCAATGTTGTTTATCAATTCGAGATCATGGAATAT ATCCTTGACTTGGCCTTTGATCGTTTGGGGGCTAGTGGATCAGCG ATCGATCACCCAATCCTGATTACAGAATGCGTTGGCAACCCAGTTTATTCTCGTAGCAAAATGGCAGAACTTCTATTTGAGACTTATGGAGTGCCTTCAGTTG CATTTGGAGTGGATGCTGCTTTCAGCTACAAGTACAACCAACGACATGGGAAATGTCAAAAAGATGGAATTGTTATCTGTCCTGGCTTCACTACAACACACACCATTCCG TTTGTCGACGGAGAACCTGTTTATAAAGGATCCTGCAGAACTAACATTGGTGGATATCATGTCACTGATTATTTAAAGCAGCTTCTGTCACTCAAGTACCCTTTTCATTC GTCTATATTTACATGGGAGAAGGCAGAAGAGTTGAAACTGGAGCACTGTTACATCGCTCCTGATTACGTTTCTGAAGCTCGAAAATTCCAG GAAGGAACAAAGGAAGCTGAAGAGAAAACAAGGTACTGGCAGCTTCCATGGATACCTCCACCCATCGAAGTCCCTCCATCAGAAGAAGAGATCGCGAGGAAAGCAGCTATAAGAGAGAAACAAGGACAAAGGCTGCGAGAAATGGCCGAAGCAAAGAGATCGTCCAAGATAAACGAAATGGAAAACGAACTGCACAGCTTGCACTTCCTTGTGAAGCAACTTGACCAGGTTGAAGAAGATGACATTCCGTCTTTTTTGTCAGACACTGGTTACACGTCCAGGCAAGAGCTGGAGTCTACTGTCTCGAAGGTGACACAGGCCCTTCGAAAAGCAAGGGGTGAGCCGAAGGATGAAGCTGATGAGTTCGAAGAGAACACTGACTCTAACGAAAAGTATCCTCTTATAAACGTCCCTGACAATATGCTTACGCCTGAGCAG ATTAAGGACAAGAAAAAGCAGCTATTTCTTAAAACGACAACAGAGGGACGGCTAAGAGCTAGACAAAAGCGTAATGAGGAGGAACTGGAGAAAGAGAGAAGAAATCAATTAGAGGAGGAGAGACGTCG TGAGAATCCAGAGTTCTACTTAGAGGAGATGCGAGCTCAGTACAAGGAAGTGTTGGAGAGAGTCGAGCAAAAGAAACGGCTGAAAACAAACGGATCGAACACAAACGGGAATCAAAAATCTGGAAACGTTGGACGAGGGGAACGACTAAGCGCTGCAAAGAGAGAAAGAATGCGTCTGCTAACGACAGCAGCCTTTGACAGAGGCAAAGGAGAGGATACTTTCGGTGCTAAAGACGAAGATTGGCAGCTCTACAAGCTTATGAGCAAGGATCACGACGAAGACGACGAACGGCCTGACTCAGACGAGGCTGAGCTGGCTCGTTTATCGTCCAGGCTCCAGGAGATAGACCCGACGTTCGAGCTGAAAGCGGAAGGAGAGCCGGGTCAGGCATCAGGGGAGGCGCCACGTGTTCGTCCACTAACGGAGGAAGACTACAAGATAGTGATTGGTGTCGAGAGATTCAGGTGTCCTGAGATCTTGTTCCACCCTAACCTCGTTGGGATTGACCAAGTGGGGTTAGACGAGATGGCCGGTGCATCTATCAGAAGGCTACCGCACGATGATAAAGAGTTGGAGGAGAGGCTAACGAGCTCGATACTGATGACCGGTGGGTGCAGCCTTGTCCCGGGGATGAAGGAGCGGTTGGAATGTGGGATAAGGATGATAAGACCGTGTGGATCAACCATAAATGTGGTTCAAGCTAAGGATCCAGTGCTGGACGCGTGGCGTGGAGCATCTGCGTTTGCTGCTGATCTGAACTTCTTGGGGAATGCGTTTACCAAGAAGGATTACTACGAGAAAGGTGAAGAGTGGCTTCGAAGATACCAGATTCGATACAACACTTTGTGA
- the LOC106292687 gene encoding 50S ribosomal protein L10, chloroplastic has translation MASLRRALLVAGKTKLNLQNCHFITGINYNGLTVKQLQELRGILRENSNTKLLVAKNTLVFKALEGTKWESLKPCMKGMNAWIFVQTEDIPAALKTFVSFQKEKKLFDNNLGGAVFEEKLYAPQDYKVIETMPSREDVYGMMFGALHWPGLDLVNTLEAPAASENESAAA, from the coding sequence ATGGCCAGCCTCAGAAGAGCTCTCCTCGTCGCAGGCAAGACGAAGCTCAACCTCCAGAACTGCCACTTCATCACCGGGATCAACTACAACGGCCTCACCGTGAAGCAGCTCCAAGAGCTCCGCGGGATCCTCCGCGAAAACAGCAACACGAAGCTCCTCGTTGCCAAGAACACTCTAGTCTTCAAGGCCCTGGAAGGAACCAAATGGGAGTCTCTGAAGCCGTGTATGAAAGGCATGAACGCTTGGATCTTTGTTCAGACCGAAGATATCCCCGCGGCTCTTAAGACGTTCGTCAGTTTCCAGAAGGAGAAGAAGCTCTTCGACAACAACTTGGGAGGTGCCGTGTTCGAGGAGAAGCTGTACGCTCCTCAGGATTATAAGGTTATTGAAACGATGCCGTCTCGGGAAGATGTGTATGGGATGATGTTTGGGGCTTTGCATTGGCCGGGGTTGGATCTCGTCAATACGTTGGAGGCGCCGGCTGCGTCGGAGAATGAGAGTGCTGCTGCTTAG